Proteins encoded together in one Flavobacterium keumense window:
- a CDS encoding mechanosensitive ion channel domain-containing protein, producing MSFFNDFAREAIGTGIVLILLVLLRVITTKLVRRYARLSQTIERRTNLVIKYLHLLINILLIVALIIIWGVDAKDIIIAVSSIATVVGVAMVAQWSILSNITSGIILFFSYPFKIGDTIHIHDKDFPVIAEIEDISAFYISMVNKDGERIIYPNNLLLQKGVSIINTDLEPTDFTD from the coding sequence ATTTCATTTTTCAACGATTTTGCACGCGAAGCTATTGGTACTGGGATTGTTTTAATACTGCTGGTACTATTACGAGTAATCACAACTAAATTAGTACGCCGCTATGCGCGTTTGAGCCAAACAATAGAAAGAAGAACAAATTTGGTAATTAAATACCTGCATTTACTAATTAATATTCTCTTAATAGTAGCTTTAATTATTATTTGGGGAGTTGATGCCAAAGACATTATTATAGCTGTATCGTCAATTGCAACGGTTGTAGGTGTGGCGATGGTTGCACAATGGTCGATTTTAAGTAACATTACCTCCGGAATTATTTTATTTTTTTCTTATCCATTTAAAATTGGAGATACTATTCATATTCACGATAAAGATTTTCCCGTGATTGCAGAAATTGAGGATATCAGTGCCTTTTATATTAGTATGGTGAACAAAGATGGAGAACGCATTATTTATCCAAACAATTTATTGTTACAAAAAGGCGTTTCGATTATTAATACTGATCTTGAACCAACTGATTTTACAGATTAA
- a CDS encoding sodium:solute symporter — MQLFDWIILVVTLLFIVIYGAWKTNGSKNVQDYILGSNETPWHVVGLSVMATQASAITFLSTPGQAYHDGMGFVQFYFGLPIAMVIVCVTFIPIYHKYKVYTAYEYLGKRFDLRTRSLAAILFLFQRGLGTGLTIYAPAIILSALLGWNINYLNIIIGLLVIIYTVTGGTKAVNVTQKQQMFIILVGMLITFFWILYYLPNDMSFSNAMHIAGANAKMDIVNFSLDPEEKYTFWSGITGGFFLALAYFGTDQSQVGRYLSGKSVRESQMGLLMNGLLKVPMQFFILLTGVLVFVFFQFNPVPLNFNPNNKLIVENSPYKKEYHALEKKLELVSEDKKVINLLYIDQLNQDYDNPILRKEMIALSDKEKDLRDRAKEIISKADIHSETNDKDYVFFHFILNYLPKGLIGLLLAVIISAAMSSTASGLNALASTTTIDIYKRNLQVEKSEKHYLNASKLFTLFWGIIAILFACIGTLFENLIQLVNIIGSIFYGTVLGIFLVGIYSKRIQSDAIFYSAIFSQITIFIIYYFAIYIYPSGEEKLGYLWLNFIGAVLTIVIAWLLERLLFKNQKVFVS, encoded by the coding sequence ATGCAATTATTTGACTGGATCATACTCGTTGTTACCTTACTATTCATAGTAATTTATGGCGCTTGGAAAACCAACGGAAGTAAGAACGTTCAAGACTACATTCTTGGAAGTAATGAAACGCCTTGGCATGTTGTTGGGCTTTCAGTAATGGCAACACAAGCCAGCGCTATTACCTTTTTATCTACTCCAGGACAAGCCTATCATGACGGAATGGGATTCGTTCAGTTTTACTTTGGTTTACCCATAGCTATGGTGATTGTTTGTGTTACATTCATTCCCATTTATCACAAATACAAAGTGTACACCGCTTACGAATATTTAGGCAAACGATTTGATTTGCGCACCCGTTCTTTGGCCGCAATTCTTTTCTTATTTCAAAGAGGACTCGGAACTGGATTGACTATTTATGCTCCAGCGATTATTCTGTCAGCCTTATTAGGTTGGAATATCAATTATCTGAATATTATTATTGGACTACTCGTTATTATTTACACCGTAACCGGAGGAACCAAAGCGGTCAACGTAACCCAAAAACAGCAAATGTTTATCATTTTAGTAGGGATGCTAATTACCTTTTTTTGGATATTATACTACTTACCCAATGACATGAGTTTCAGCAATGCGATGCACATTGCAGGTGCCAATGCTAAAATGGACATAGTTAATTTTTCGCTAGATCCAGAAGAAAAATATACGTTTTGGAGCGGAATCACAGGCGGCTTTTTCTTGGCTTTAGCCTACTTTGGCACAGACCAATCTCAAGTGGGGCGTTATTTATCTGGGAAATCAGTTAGAGAAAGTCAGATGGGATTATTGATGAATGGATTACTAAAAGTACCTATGCAATTTTTCATTCTATTGACAGGAGTACTCGTTTTTGTATTCTTCCAGTTCAATCCTGTTCCGTTAAATTTCAATCCGAATAATAAACTTATCGTCGAAAATTCGCCTTACAAAAAAGAATACCACGCACTAGAAAAAAAGTTGGAATTGGTGTCTGAAGACAAAAAAGTGATCAACCTCTTGTACATTGACCAACTCAACCAAGATTACGACAATCCTATTCTTAGAAAAGAAATGATTGCTTTGTCTGATAAAGAAAAGGACTTGAGAGATCGTGCCAAAGAAATCATTTCGAAAGCAGATATCCACAGCGAAACGAACGATAAAGATTATGTGTTTTTTCACTTTATTTTAAATTACCTACCCAAAGGGCTCATCGGATTGTTACTAGCCGTAATCATTTCAGCAGCCATGTCATCAACCGCTTCGGGATTGAATGCATTGGCTTCAACCACAACCATTGATATTTACAAACGCAATTTACAAGTAGAAAAATCAGAGAAACATTACCTGAATGCCAGCAAACTTTTTACTTTATTCTGGGGAATTATAGCCATTCTTTTTGCGTGTATTGGTACCTTATTTGAAAACTTAATTCAATTGGTCAACATCATTGGGTCTATATTCTACGGTACTGTTTTGGGGATATTCCTAGTAGGTATTTACTCCAAACGAATTCAATCAGATGCTATTTTTTACAGTGCTATTTTTAGCCAAATTACCATATTCATCATTTACTATTTTGCCATTTATATTTACCCAAGTGGCGAAGAAAAATTAGGCTATTTATGGCTCAACTTCATTGGCGCAGTATTGACAATTGTAATTGCTTGGCTGTTGGAACGATTGCTATTCAAAAATCAGAAAGTCTTTGTTAGTTAA
- a CDS encoding DUF2911 domain-containing protein, which yields MKKIIFALAVLISQFVAQAQIKTPQASPRAVLTQMVGLTEVEVNYSRPGAKGRPVFGNLVPFGKLWRTGANENTTISFSDDVIIDGKVLKKGKYALYTVPRIESWDIIFYTTTDNWGLPQEFNEVNVALRTTVKEEALSKPVESLTINIAGLDTNFAFLEIFWENSFVALKFEVPTQKTAMASIDKVLAGPTANDYYSAANFLYQSNTDLAKSLVFVNKSLELSKDKPFWFLRLKSLIQAKQGDKSGAIETAKLSLEAAEEAKNQDYVKMNKDSIAEWSKK from the coding sequence ATGAAAAAAATAATTTTTGCATTAGCAGTATTAATTTCTCAATTTGTTGCTCAAGCACAAATTAAAACACCTCAAGCGAGTCCCAGAGCCGTTCTTACTCAAATGGTAGGTTTGACAGAAGTGGAGGTAAATTATTCGCGTCCAGGAGCAAAAGGCAGACCCGTTTTTGGGAATTTAGTTCCTTTTGGTAAACTTTGGAGAACAGGTGCCAATGAAAATACAACAATTTCATTTAGTGATGATGTCATTATTGATGGCAAAGTATTGAAAAAAGGAAAGTATGCGTTGTACACGGTGCCAAGAATTGAAAGTTGGGACATTATTTTTTATACTACAACTGACAATTGGGGATTACCACAAGAATTTAATGAAGTCAATGTAGCGCTCAGAACTACGGTAAAAGAAGAGGCATTGTCGAAACCTGTTGAAAGTTTAACGATTAATATTGCTGGTTTAGATACTAATTTTGCTTTTTTAGAGATTTTCTGGGAAAACTCTTTTGTAGCTTTAAAATTTGAAGTGCCTACCCAAAAAACAGCGATGGCAAGTATTGACAAAGTATTAGCAGGGCCTACTGCCAATGATTATTATTCAGCAGCGAACTTTTTATATCAATCCAATACTGATTTAGCAAAATCATTGGTCTTTGTAAATAAATCGTTAGAGTTGAGTAAAGACAAACCGTTTTGGTTTTTACGATTAAAATCGTTGATTCAGGCAAAACAAGGTGATAAATCAGGTGCTATTGAAACCGCAAAATTATCTCTAGAGGCTGCAGAGGAAGCTAAAAATCAAGATTACGTAAAAATGAATAAAGACAGTATTGCGGAATGGAGCAAGAAATAA
- a CDS encoding HAD family hydrolase, producing the protein MIQTVIFDMDGVIVDTEPVHRYAYYKQFAELNIEVTEAMYTSFTGFSTRNTFQTLKEQFQLEQEVEDLIQRKRSIFNNAFDTKEDLELLEGVRALIEDLHQNGIQLIVASSASKVTIDRVFTRFGLHDFFTHIVSGEDFPKSKPHPAIFEHAASLSIAPKENCIVIEDSTNGVKAAKAAGIFCVGYNSEHSKDQNLDEADKVINHFNELTAEVIRALN; encoded by the coding sequence ATGATACAAACGGTAATTTTTGATATGGATGGTGTAATTGTGGATACAGAACCAGTACACCGTTATGCTTATTACAAACAATTTGCAGAATTGAATATTGAGGTAACCGAGGCGATGTACACTTCGTTCACTGGTTTTTCTACTCGGAATACCTTCCAGACTTTAAAAGAACAATTTCAGCTAGAGCAGGAAGTTGAAGACTTAATTCAACGTAAAAGAAGTATTTTTAATAATGCTTTTGACACCAAAGAAGATTTGGAATTACTAGAAGGTGTTCGTGCTTTAATAGAAGATTTACACCAAAACGGAATTCAATTGATTGTGGCGTCTTCGGCCTCTAAAGTGACTATTGATCGTGTTTTTACTCGTTTTGGATTGCATGATTTTTTTACGCATATTGTGAGTGGCGAAGATTTTCCAAAGTCCAAACCACATCCTGCTATTTTTGAACATGCGGCTTCTTTGTCGATTGCTCCAAAAGAAAATTGTATTGTAATTGAAGACAGTACTAACGGAGTGAAAGCAGCAAAAGCGGCAGGGATTTTTTGTGTGGGATACAATAGTGAACATTCCAAAGACCAGAATTTGGACGAGGCAGACAAAGTAATCAATCATTTTAATGAGTTGACTGCTGAAGTTATACGGGCATTAAATTAA
- a CDS encoding tRNA threonylcarbamoyladenosine dehydratase, with protein MAEWTERAELLFKKEGLEKLQNAKVLVVGLGGVGSFAAEFLARAGVGNMTIVDGDVVDITNINRQLPALHSTVGQPKITIVGDRLMDINPELQLTRIQEFLSPERAYELVSTDFDYVLDCIDSVTPKLNLLMAAKRKGVKIISSMGAGGKMEAAKVKVTDISKTENCHLARTIKRRLKAEKIYKGIKVVFSSEIQDETSLKVTDGQNFKKSFYGTNSYMPGLFGLYAAETVIRYLLNKEITEE; from the coding sequence ATGGCAGAGTGGACAGAAAGAGCCGAATTATTATTTAAAAAAGAAGGATTAGAAAAATTGCAAAATGCTAAAGTATTAGTCGTTGGATTAGGTGGTGTAGGGTCTTTTGCTGCCGAATTTTTAGCAAGAGCAGGAGTAGGCAACATGACTATAGTTGATGGCGATGTGGTGGATATTACCAATATTAATAGACAATTACCTGCGTTGCATTCTACTGTTGGTCAACCTAAAATTACGATTGTAGGCGACCGTTTAATGGATATCAATCCCGAACTACAACTCACTCGAATCCAAGAATTTTTGTCGCCAGAACGCGCTTATGAATTGGTTTCAACCGACTTTGATTACGTTTTGGATTGCATTGATAGTGTAACGCCAAAATTGAATTTACTCATGGCAGCCAAAAGAAAAGGAGTAAAAATTATCAGCAGTATGGGAGCTGGAGGAAAAATGGAAGCGGCTAAAGTGAAAGTTACTGATATTAGTAAAACAGAAAACTGTCATTTGGCTAGAACTATTAAACGACGATTAAAAGCCGAAAAAATATACAAAGGAATTAAAGTAGTTTTTTCTTCGGAAATTCAAGACGAAACGAGTTTAAAAGTAACTGATGGTCAAAATTTTAAAAAATCGTTTTATGGGACCAATAGTTATATGCCAGGGTTATTTGGTTTGTATGCTGCCGAAACGGTGATTCGCTATTTGTTGAACAAAGAAATTACTGAAGAATAA